The region tattaatttaataaatattaattattagagggtttaCTGTACTTGgacaattgaaacgaaatcaagtgtttcaggacaaattggataaaattaataagtttgaacttttgtgaaattttcatgaaaggtttgacattttttagtcatttggacataattgaaacgaaatcatgcgttttaGGATAATTTTGCTCATATGCTGATGTGACATATACCACATATCATCGCCATGTAAGCAAAATTGTGTAGTATTTGAAcatacaattgaaacaaaatcatgcgtttcaggacaaattggataaaattaaaaattttgaacttttataattttttataaaaagtttggtCTTTTTAGCCATTTGACCATAATTACATTCAAATCTTAGTACAATAAATGTTATggagttttacttttttaaaagttaatccATAAGTACAATTCACGTGGACCAAAcacatttaatataatttttataattttttaaaattattaatagactaaattgtaaattttgtaaacgaaAAAACATGTCAAAACAATCAAATAATAGatattataaaactattttgCCAAATAAGTTATTGTGCATGTCTCTGAATCTGTTTTCTTGTTTTACACTATTATAGGACATATTCGTTGCTGGAAGTGAGACATCATCAACAACAGTAGAATGGGCCATATCAGAAATGTTAAAAAATCCAAGAACATTGAAAAAGGCACAAGAAGAGGTAAGGGAACTCTGCAGTAAAAAAGCAAATGTAGATGAAACAGATCTTCAAGAATTAGATTACTTAAAGTTAGTAATCAAAGAAACGTTGAGATTGCATCCTCCCGCTCCGTTACTAATTCCAAGAGAATCGAAGGAGCAATGTGAGATTAATGGGTATAAAATCCCATCAAAATCCAAAATCATCATTAATGCATGGGCGATCGGAAGGGATCCAAATTATTGGCCTGAAGCTGAGACTTTTAATCCCGAGAGATTTCTCGACAACAACATCGATTATAAGGGGAATAATTTTGAGTATATACCGTTCGGTGCTGGAAGGAGAATGTGTCCTGGTATTTCGTTCGGCATAGCTAATGTTGAACTTCCACTTGCACAActtttatatcattttgattGGAAGCTTGCTGATGGGCAAAAGCTTGAAAGTTTAGATATGGCTGAGTCGTTTGGTACTTCAGTCAGAAGAAAACATGATTTGCAGTTGATCCCTATTCCATATCATCCTTCATCTGTTTGATGCTTGACATGATCAACAAGTTATAAAAGGGCTTAACCCATATAGAGGTCTCTGtactttatacattttttttctgtaggtccttatactttatttttgtattatttggtccctttacttacctatttttgattttcaagtactttatgagttttttccgATCTTTTTGTGTGGTTGGAGGAAACAAATTACACTACACCAAACTTAGCCTATAGAGGCGGTTTTTTTAAATGTAGGGGCGGTTTTAACCGCCTCTACAGAATTTAGAGATGGTTTTCCAAACCGTCTCACGTGCGTCGGGGTTTCAGCCGTAGCTATGTTATAGCGACGGTATTATCGAGCGTCGGGGTAAGTAAAATATTAGAGGCGGTCTGTAGAgacggttataaccgcccctactaTCTGTTTGTAGAGATGCTATCTCACGTATAAGTAGGGGCGGTCTCGCATGTATCTGTAGGGGCGGTTGCGCATGTATCTGTAGGGGCGGTTTTAATTGCCTCtgagataaaattaaaatttctattttttttaaattgaaaacaatCTCATAAAAGGTCATATATATGATAAGAAAATTCAACAACTAATGAAAATACATAAGTTTGAAATTGTAAAATCTACATTATAGTACCCTAAATTGGCTAAACtaacaaaaactaaaaacattCATGATTATATATTTAAGCTAATCTATTTGTCTTTCAAATCTATCTGATTTTGGTCTTTAGCCTTCTATGAGTCTTCAAGTTGATCTTTGACATCATATCAAATCCTACATTTAGGAATCAAATATTGATTAAAATCATACACTTAGCAATACCAATATCAAAAGATACTTGGCTAGTAAATATGGATGTGCTTTTACATTACCGTAAGAATGTAGAGGACAAAGCCAATTAACGCAATTACTAGACctgcaattaaaaaaaaaaactaaaatgaaaCGAAATCCCATTGTTCAGTCCCAAGCACAATCACAACCTGAATATACAAGTGCACAAATTGCTTCAAGCAAAAATGCAGCTAAAAAACTGAGCAGATAGAAGAAATACAAATTATCATACCTTTAAGCAAATGCATACCCTTATCTAAGAAATTTGATTTGAATCGGTTACTATTCCAACTAGTGTGCACTCGAGTCTACATTCATGAGTCCTGGAATAGATTAGTCCAACTTGGTGATCTACTTTCACCAACTGCTACATCTTCCTCATATTAAAAGATATCTAGCTCAAAGTGCAACTAATTATTCTTTAACGTTGATGATTtcttcaaatttgaaattaaacctCAAATTATCAACAcagccatttttgaatttaattcaaAACCTCAGTTCATTTCTCAATGGAACATCGAATCCGGTGAAATCATCAACTTTAATATTTATGCAATAGAAAACCAGAACAAAGAGCTTATACCTGAAGAACCAAAATTGCGGAGAATTTGAAGCAGCTAGGCAGCATATGCATCAAAATCAAaagctaaaataaaattaaaatcataattaatcgATTAAAACCAAAAACATAAACTAATTGAAAGAGAACAAAAAACTTCAGAGATAAATTCGAATAGGCTAGTATAACATATAAGTAACCTCAAATAATCATAATAAcacattaaaatcaaatattatatttcaaaattaaggTTGTCTTTCAAGCCAATTAATCTTGAATGCGCATATTAGCTAACTTGTCAATAAGTTTTACCAGCAATAACCCTTGTCTGATTATGCGAGCACAAAAGTTAGTTTCCATAAATGCTGGATTGCTTGTGTTATTCACATAAAACATTCTGCAAGTAAATATATAACAAATCAGGTGCATTGTCCCATTTAATGAGAAATGGCAGCCACATTATATTAAAGATTAAACAAATAGTAATGAAAATAAACAAACATCAAGTTTATTAACGTATTTGCTCCATATTTGATGAAGCCAGAACATGTGTCACTTAAGTATCTCATATATATCCTAAAGCAATTAGTATAAAATACCTTTAATTGATCTGTTGAAACTAACATGAGAATGGAGCCATCACGGTGCATGACACCTCCGTAATGCACATCATCACCCTGCAATTCAATAAGGAACCAACTATTACAAAATGTGGATATAGAGAAATAAGCAGAGAATGTTGCTACAAATATCCTAGTTAAAGTTAGACCTCCTTTTGAACTGGCAATTGACCAGCTCGGCGCTGGAAATCAGTAATCTTTGTGCTTTTCTTCAGATGGAGTCTGAAGAGAGGAAACCATTaagaaacagaacataaaaGTTCGATAATGCAGAACTGGAAATTGACTACTTACTGGCTTCCATTAAAAGGAGTTCTAAAGATTTTAGGTTCTCCATTCTTCCCGTCATCATCTTCACTGCTGATTTTGTGTAGTGTCACCTGCATAAACCAATATGTATTCATCATTTAGTAATGCGTAGTAGTGACCATTTTCCATTACAAAATCaattttattgttataaattaaTACCGGTTTATCCTGAGAACCATCACCTGTAAGTTTCAAGTAAAAACATTATTTACCCTGAGAACCATCAGCTTTCTTTAAGTAAATAGTCATAATTAGCTGACAAGAGCTTTGGGCGTCTCCTCTTCCACATAGCTCCAAATGCATCCCAAACGGCTTTGTACCAAGAAGATACACTTTTGCTTGCTCCATAGATTGAAAACATAGAACTGAATACCCAATTTTGAAATCAATTgaacaatatttttattcacCATTAATTGTTAAATGAAATTGCAAATTTAGATCCTTGTAGATTTAGATTGATCTAAAGATGATAGAAAATATCAATGAATATGAAAGAAACGACGACTGTAATTTCAGTAATATATCGCCATATCTCGAGAACTATTACTTGATGCAATCTAAATCGTATTTactgatttttgatttttgagcGTAAGCGTCATTGAAGCATATTATTCTAATtcacacacaaaaaaaaatgttaaaaccATCTTTGGAGCATATTATCAAACAGGTAAAGTGCAATTGCTATGGGTTAACATAATAGCACAACACAGATCCattaaaattaaagacaaattgTTAGTAAAGAAATTGCTTATGAAGTCAAAAGTTCACATCAGAATGCAAATTACTTATGAAGTCAAAAGTTCATATCAGAATGCGAAATagaaaattagaatttaatcaGTGAAATTTGCATAATCTCACCTAAAACTTCCACAATCTGCACTTCTTCAGACCTTAATCGAATAAGAATTGCTCTGAAACTCTGCATTTACAACAGGAATATCAAAATCAATGGATAATTGATTGCAAAATCAAAATCGATCAGtcaaaccctaaaaataaaactaactgaAATTTGTAAAAATCAAAGAGAAATTAGGAAACAATAATTTGATCTAATACATATAGATGATAAGTAACAATTAATTACTTCGAAAATTGTTTAATTGATCgaatgaaattttttgttcagCGTTGATGATGTCtctgaaaaaagaaaag is a window of Mercurialis annua linkage group LG2, ddMerAnnu1.2, whole genome shotgun sequence DNA encoding:
- the LOC126667810 gene encoding uncharacterized protein LOC126667810 isoform X2, whose amino-acid sequence is MVLRVTLHKISSEDDDGKNGEPKIFRTPFNGSQLHLKKSTKITDFQRRAGQLPVQKEGDDVHYGGVMHRDGSILMLVSTDQLKLLILMHMLPSCFKFSAILVLQTRVHTSWNSNRFKSNFLDKGMHLLKGLVIALIGFVLYILTDLI
- the LOC126667810 gene encoding uncharacterized protein LOC126667810 isoform X1, which encodes MMNTYWFMQVTLHKISSEDDDGKNGEPKIFRTPFNGSQLHLKKSTKITDFQRRAGQLPVQKEGDDVHYGGVMHRDGSILMLVSTDQLKLLILMHMLPSCFKFSAILVLQTRVHTSWNSNRFKSNFLDKGMHLLKGLVIALIGFVLYILTDLI